ATATCAGTGTCAATGGAACAGGCCAAAACATCTTACAAATCatgaacaaactaaaaattgtTACCTGCTCCGGAGCGCCTTTGCTGGCACGGTACCAGTTTCCATCAGCATCAATGTAAGTCAGAGAAGTTCTCTTGTCAACAGGATTGAAAGGTAAAAAGTGAACATCTCTGATTCTAGCCCTTGCCTGCAGCACAAGGCATATACATGTTCAATTTTTGGCGCGATTTTCAAATAATGAAATCAAGGACAAAAATTAAGGACACTAAGCTTTATGAAAGAAGTTAAACCTCTTTAGGATCTGCAAGCATTCCAACAATAGCAGCATCAATGGCATCCTGGTTTTTCGGTGCCATTCCAACAATAGTAGGCATAGCAGCATCAATGGTTGTTGCATAGAAGAGCGAGCTATGATGACTGCTCACCGGAGGAGGAGGGAATGCCAGGCTCACCCGCTTCCACCGTGCTGTTGTAACCCTAGAGTCATTCGAATCTATATATTAAGACAAACTAAAGACAAACTAAAGATGAATGAATGCATTATTAGTTGCAATCATGTCAGTTACGTTGTTACCTTTTTGTATTATAAgacaagcaaaaagcaaataaGCAATGCATACTTTAGAAAAAAACAAACAGCGC
The Arachis duranensis cultivar V14167 unplaced genomic scaffold, aradu.V14167.gnm2.J7QH unplaced_Scaffold_203665, whole genome shotgun sequence genome window above contains:
- the LOC107472617 gene encoding plasma membrane ATPase-like, whose product is VTTARWKRVSLAFPPPPVSSHHSSLFYATTIDAAMPTIVGMAPKNQDAIDAAIVGMLADPKEARARIRDVHFLPFNPVDKRTSLTYIDADGNWYRASKGAPEQIMNLCNLRDDAKKKVHAIIDKFAERGLRSLAISRQEVPSWPRQRCKYRHTSRRRVN